The segment GTTGACTGGCGAGACCCCTGAACATTCACGAGCGAGCGTCGACGAAGCTCGAGCCTTCGCCGCGGGCATCGACAGTGATACACCGCACATTGCGCTTCCGGCATCAGTTGAAGCACAAGTCGAAACAGCAAGTAAACCGTATACAGCTGCTGCTTTCTTCCACTTCAAAGCGACCGGGTCGCTCAAGCGACATCGCGCATACCAAGCCGCCCACAACTCGGACACGTTCTCGGTTGAGTTCGAGGCCGATTACGAGAGCGGGGACTTGACGATTAGCGTCGAGGAGGAAGACCGCCAGTCGGAGTTCGAGAACGCATAGCCAGCATCGTCAGTACTATTTTTTGAGCGCCGGCGATGGGTGCCGGCGCAAGCCGGGGCGAAAGAGAACACCCGGAGCGTTGGCGTAGCGAGGTATTTGAGATGCACATGGTCATTTACGCGCTGGTAGAGGCATCGACACAAGATGACGCAGTGGCCACCGGAAGGACGGTGTTTAACCGACTGGTCGGTTCGGACCCGCATTCCTGCGCCGTATTTGATTACTATGTCACGTTTGACGAGGGAGGCACGACAGTCGCAGGCAAAGCGCAGTGGGGCGATCTTCCGACCGCGGTCCCTGTTGACTCCGACAAGGGCCAAGACTTGCTCGACCGTGGCTGGGAGGCGACGAAGCAGGAGTTCGAGCGCAATCTCGACCGAGTCAAGGAGGCCATCGACGAACTCTCCGACGAGGAGATTATGCGCGATGAGGACCTCGCCCGGCATGCGTTCCATCAGGTCGGCGCCTACGACGGGCCGTCGGTGTTCCTGTACAACGAGTACGCAAACGGCATTCGCCACCGCGGGCAGCTGGATCGGATGGTCGAGGAGAGCGAAGAGCTCTGGATCGTACCCGCAGACGTCCACTTCTGACAGATGCCGCCAATCACCAATCGGACACAGGAGAGTCGCACACCGTCACTCGCGTACCGAGACACATCTGCGGGACAGTGAGATGGCCTGTTACAGGCTACACGATAACCACAGGACGGCGTCTGATAGAATCGTGTTTTTTACCCTCGGGAAGGGTGCGAGGGCATTCCGATAGTCCTCGTGGAGAGAGCATGTCTGATTCGAAGCAACCAGCCACTGACTCGTCAGAACCGGCAGTGAACGGAGATCAAACGGAGCGAACAGAGTACGTGGAGCGGAGTGATGTCGGCGTCTCGCTTAGTGTGAAACTCAAGCGTGGAAGCGGGACGCGAGATGAAGACCAGATCAAAGCGAAGGTGAAGGCAAAGACGCTCGAAGACGCCCGGCGAGACATGGACGCACTACGAGAGTACATCCACAACCTCGCCGAGGACGTTCGCCAAATCCAGCCAACAGACCCACACGAAGAGTAATTCTTTTGAATGTTGCACAGAATTGTGTAATCATAGGATGTACGAAGTATGTGGTGAGAAGGAACTCAAGGTCATCCTCGCGCTCGACCCAGGAGATTCCATCTCCGCCGTCGCGCGGAAAATCGACGAGAACCGGGAGACGATTCGGCGCGTCGTGAATCGTCTTGAGGAGGCGGGATACGTTGCGTGCGATAATGGCCTCCACCTCGTCGATCAAACGCTCCGAGACGCCGGTCTCAAGTTCCTGACGGCGGCAGCAGCCACCTCGCCACCATCGATTTCAGAAG is part of the Halogeometricum sp. S1BR25-6 genome and harbors:
- a CDS encoding DUF7389 domain-containing protein; translation: MSDSKQPATDSSEPAVNGDQTERTEYVERSDVGVSLSVKLKRGSGTRDEDQIKAKVKAKTLEDARRDMDALREYIHNLAEDVRQIQPTDPHEE